Proteins encoded by one window of Candidatus Nitrosocosmicus hydrocola:
- a CDS encoding patatin-like phospholipase family protein yields the protein MSYKCPESPTKYRNNRSVENVLVLQGGGSLGAFSCGVFKALVKEQIKMDIVAGTSIGAINAAIITGSKNNHHEIDLENFWLELAESNFEIIPDIFLPSYNWLQNKMEYKTTPSASINAAIFGVPKMFLPRWNPKYMFEDKDYFIPKNWTYYYDNTPLANTLEKYVDYGKLVPSFTSKMIKSSLQTMQDL from the coding sequence ATGAGCTATAAATGTCCTGAAAGTCCTACAAAATACAGGAATAACAGGTCAGTTGAAAATGTGTTAGTACTACAAGGTGGTGGTTCTTTGGGAGCATTCTCATGCGGAGTTTTCAAGGCTCTTGTCAAAGAACAAATAAAAATGGACATAGTTGCTGGTACTTCGATAGGTGCTATTAATGCGGCAATAATAACAGGTAGTAAGAACAATCACCATGAAATAGATTTAGAAAATTTTTGGCTAGAGTTAGCTGAGAGTAACTTTGAAATTATTCCAGATATTTTCCTTCCCTCTTATAACTGGCTCCAAAACAAAATGGAATATAAGACTACTCCTTCGGCATCAATAAATGCAGCTATTTTTGGGGTTCCAAAAATGTTTCTTCCAAGATGGAATCCAAAGTATATGTTTGAAGATAAGGATTACTTTATCCCTAAAAACTGGACATACTACTATGATAATACTCCGTTAGCTAATACATTGGAAAAATATGTCGACTATGGAAAACTTGTTCCATCTTTCACCTCCAAAATGATAAAATCCTCGCTCCAGACAATGCAAGACTTATAG
- a CDS encoding universal stress protein, translated as MYIMIVAYMTIGYKLLIKKILVPFDNSKYSERSLLYAVKLANVVFLGNVNKPIVKILLLHVIQELPITRSLIDKPLRNKKDGSVTTLSEHALEIYKQMEDSMQKAMEEKINKIGSQKGVEFERIILYGKPANEIVDFAKKKKVDLLIMGSNGLQGLAKIKGLGSVSRKVSERISCPITIIR; from the coding sequence ATGTATATTATGATTGTTGCCTATATGACAATAGGATATAAATTGTTGATAAAGAAGATTTTAGTGCCGTTTGATAACTCAAAATATTCCGAAAGGTCTCTATTGTATGCGGTAAAATTAGCAAATGTAGTTTTCCTAGGGAATGTGAATAAACCAATTGTTAAGATTCTATTGTTACATGTGATTCAAGAATTGCCTATTACTAGATCTCTTATTGATAAGCCATTAAGAAACAAAAAAGATGGTTCAGTAACAACGTTGAGTGAACATGCTTTAGAAATATATAAACAAATGGAAGATAGCATGCAAAAAGCCATGGAAGAAAAAATAAATAAAATCGGATCCCAAAAGGGAGTCGAGTTTGAACGTATTATACTATATGGTAAACCTGCTAATGAAATTGTTGATTTCGCAAAAAAGAAAAAAGTAGACTTGTTAATAATGGGAAGCAATGGCTTACAAGGCTTGGCCAAAATAAAGGGACTAGGGAGTGTTTCTAGAAAAGTGTCAGAAAGGATATCATGTCCTATTACTATTATACGCTAA
- a CDS encoding potassium transporter TrkG, which produces MVTKALDRSVLSYIHHQIIILDQDMDSATAVKRMHEVNAETIIVKNKNDEHIGIITDSDILDKIVMRGEDSDTISIKTIMSSPIITISAKASVRQALELMRLNAIKRVPITDNIHILGIVTQEGLANTIRTSVLEQTFRPYRIVMREHYKPIMSNLGFILQFAGFLFIGPAVLAALMEEPNSAVGIFLCIVCMSITGFVLNSYGERMPMNLKQASLLMVSSFVLLSFFGSIPYVYVNPFASEDFHILFINSFFESASGFTTTGLSFISFPEELPKSFDLYRSYTQYIGGLSFVYLIVAFFYPERKLMHIRGLIGGGNLKVRQLILTISVIFTAYAIGLTFLLYLSGQIDILFSLTLVFSTVTGGGFVPSSTALDSENTLALTTLVIGMVISALPFVFHYAVFSKKVHTTRVRPELILYAGIITIGVIVFYFILYNPSVQEDLMASVFHVISAATNSGFQFISISQLSFESKLVLMIVMLIGGTAFSTAGGIKVGRILHIIQKLLGKNFTSDSSGGSISAVASPYNKKYIITTESKPLNSKEEKIMNETLYVIFLFIGVSLITGTIISYMDKKNFLDSLFDSVSALTTTGLSTGITSVYMDPISKIVLIINMIVGRFEIITIIYLFLNISKKLHLLH; this is translated from the coding sequence ATGGTCACCAAAGCACTTGATCGGTCGGTTTTGTCTTATATTCATCATCAAATCATTATCCTAGATCAAGATATGGATTCGGCTACTGCTGTTAAAAGGATGCATGAAGTCAATGCTGAAACCATCATTGTAAAGAATAAAAATGACGAGCATATCGGAATTATCACAGATAGCGATATTTTAGATAAAATTGTAATGCGGGGTGAAGATTCCGACACTATTTCTATAAAGACAATCATGTCTTCTCCAATCATAACAATATCTGCAAAAGCAAGTGTAAGACAAGCTTTAGAACTAATGAGATTAAATGCGATAAAGAGAGTTCCAATAACTGATAATATACATATTTTAGGTATCGTGACTCAAGAAGGCTTGGCCAATACCATTAGAACTTCTGTTTTGGAGCAAACATTTAGGCCATATCGAATAGTCATGCGAGAACATTATAAGCCCATAATGAGCAACCTAGGTTTCATACTTCAGTTTGCGGGATTCTTATTCATAGGGCCAGCTGTTTTAGCCGCCCTTATGGAGGAGCCTAATTCAGCAGTAGGAATTTTTCTGTGTATCGTCTGTATGTCTATAACAGGTTTCGTGTTAAATTCTTATGGTGAAAGAATGCCTATGAATCTTAAACAAGCATCCCTACTTATGGTCTCAAGCTTCGTTTTACTTAGTTTTTTCGGAAGTATTCCATACGTATATGTTAATCCCTTTGCGTCAGAGGATTTTCATATCCTTTTCATAAATAGCTTTTTTGAAAGCGCATCAGGATTTACGACTACAGGACTTTCATTCATATCTTTTCCTGAAGAATTGCCCAAAAGTTTTGACCTTTATCGTTCTTATACTCAATATATCGGTGGACTAAGTTTCGTTTATTTGATTGTTGCATTTTTCTATCCTGAAAGAAAGCTAATGCATATTAGAGGATTGATTGGTGGTGGAAACCTCAAAGTAAGGCAACTGATACTAACGATCTCCGTTATCTTTACTGCTTATGCGATTGGTCTCACTTTTTTATTGTATTTAAGCGGACAGATCGATATCTTATTTTCTCTGACCTTAGTATTTAGCACAGTCACAGGCGGTGGATTTGTTCCTTCCTCCACAGCGCTTGATTCAGAAAATACACTCGCATTGACTACTCTTGTGATAGGGATGGTTATATCTGCACTTCCTTTCGTGTTTCACTACGCAGTATTTAGTAAGAAAGTTCATACAACAAGAGTTCGTCCTGAATTAATTTTATATGCGGGAATAATCACTATTGGTGTAATAGTTTTTTATTTTATATTGTATAATCCTTCGGTCCAAGAGGATTTAATGGCATCTGTATTTCATGTTATAAGTGCTGCGACTAATTCTGGCTTTCAATTCATTAGTATTAGCCAATTATCATTTGAATCCAAATTGGTATTAATGATAGTGATGTTAATTGGCGGAACAGCATTCTCTACTGCAGGAGGCATAAAAGTAGGACGAATTCTACACATTATTCAGAAATTATTAGGTAAAAATTTTACATCAGATAGTAGTGGCGGATCAATATCTGCAGTAGCATCACCATATAATAAAAAATACATTATCACCACTGAATCAAAACCATTAAACTCCAAAGAAGAAAAGATTATGAATGAAACATTATATGTCATTTTTTTGTTTATTGGGGTTTCACTAATCACTGGAACAATTATATCTTATATGGATAAGAAGAATTTCTTGGATTCACTTTTCGATTCTGTTTCTGCGCTAACGACAACAGGATTGTCAACTGGTATAACGTCAGTCTATATGGATCCCATATCAAAGATAGTTCTAATCATTAATATGATAGTAGGTAGGTTTGAAATAATTACAATTATTTATCTTTTCCTGAATATCTCGAAAAAACTACATCTACTACACTAA
- a CDS encoding universal stress protein, producing MQFLSQILIAIYISFIPYYLRRLPQYGWEGLHAYDVDQMKVWLKNIVAQANEHNIQFKTLVKETTASIIKEIIKSADEEKVELIVLGSTGKSRLDRMLVGSVAQGVMTNAKCSVLLVR from the coding sequence ATGCAGTTTTTAAGTCAGATACTTATTGCAATTTATATTTCATTCATTCCGTATTATTTAAGACGCTTACCCCAGTATGGATGGGAAGGACTACATGCTTATGACGTGGATCAAATGAAAGTTTGGTTAAAAAATATCGTGGCACAGGCTAACGAACACAATATTCAATTTAAGACATTAGTAAAAGAGACTACAGCATCAATTATTAAAGAAATTATTAAAAGTGCCGACGAAGAAAAAGTTGAATTGATTGTTTTAGGTAGCACGGGTAAATCAAGGCTCGATAGAATGTTGGTTGGTAGCGTGGCTCAAGGTGTAATGACAAATGCAAAATGTTCCGTTTTACTAGTAAGATGA
- a CDS encoding 4Fe-4S dicluster domain-containing protein: MTIDPDFPKNHKVIGKHSTTDGAYSHFVWGPGRKDAESSTNKEVQDAYKARGEEYVPLGIHGTYVAVDWDSCISDGACIEACPVQVYQWYRSEQDIPAIEMVNALTEGIGDDHNREGRKDYTDKPDPIRESACIWCMACVTVCPTNSIKVDEANLPVHEEQSQKFVES, encoded by the coding sequence ATGACTATAGATCCAGATTTTCCAAAAAATCATAAAGTTATAGGTAAGCATTCGACTACTGATGGTGCTTATTCTCACTTTGTATGGGGACCGGGTAGAAAGGATGCAGAGTCCTCAACAAATAAAGAAGTTCAAGATGCATACAAAGCTAGAGGCGAGGAATATGTTCCTCTAGGTATACACGGAACATATGTAGCAGTAGACTGGGATTCATGTATTTCAGACGGTGCATGTATTGAAGCATGTCCTGTTCAGGTATATCAATGGTATCGATCAGAACAAGATATTCCTGCAATAGAAATGGTTAATGCATTAACTGAAGGTATCGGAGATGACCATAACAGAGAAGGTAGAAAAGATTATACAGACAAACCAGATCCAATTCGAGAAAGTGCGTGTATTTGGTGTATGGCTTGTGTAACGGTATGTCCTACCAATTCGATAAAAGTGGATGAGGCCAATCTACCGGTTCACGAAGAACAATCTCAGAAATTTGTAGAAAGTTAG
- a CDS encoding dodecin family protein: MTQIANVIELVGSSDKSWEDATQVALTEATKTIHGITGIELSDMTARVDPNTGKITEYHSTVKIAFGVERS; the protein is encoded by the coding sequence ATGACACAAATAGCAAATGTAATAGAACTAGTAGGCTCATCGGATAAGAGCTGGGAGGATGCTACTCAGGTAGCACTAACTGAAGCGACAAAAACTATTCATGGTATTACTGGGATTGAGTTATCAGATATGACCGCCAGGGTAGATCCAAACACGGGAAAAATAACTGAGTATCATTCTACGGTGAAGATCGCATTCGGCGTTGAGCGATCCTAA
- a CDS encoding zinc-dependent alcohol dehydrogenase, with translation MKSLVYHGPMDVRIDDKPKPMIQDKEDIILKVTATAICGSDLHLYHGVTPGMEPGQTLGHEFMGIVEEVGSHVYEIREGDRVVIPFNISCGRCWYCNNGLWSQCNRSNPNGEIGAAFGYSQSTGGYDGGQAEYVRVPFANTVASLKVPDSISKDEQVLFLSDILPTGYFGADITNVQPGDDVAVFGAGPVGYFAVMSSFLRGAARVFSIDHLEPRLSKTKDLGAEIINFDKENPVEILRKETKENGVLCIDAVGFESVGHTPSDGGNSNNSNISNSSGVHDHSKVSDPIYEPANPIQVLEWMCQSARKYSTLSVPGAYVSAYDKFPFGQMWNKELSIKMGQCPVKKYNEALLHLIETGRIDATKIISHTMKLEEASKAYEIFDKKEEDATKIIFKL, from the coding sequence ATGAAATCATTAGTATATCATGGTCCAATGGATGTTAGAATTGATGATAAACCCAAGCCTATGATTCAAGATAAAGAAGATATTATTTTAAAGGTAACTGCTACTGCTATCTGTGGATCTGATTTACATTTGTATCACGGTGTTACGCCAGGAATGGAGCCTGGTCAAACATTAGGTCATGAATTTATGGGCATCGTAGAGGAGGTAGGATCTCACGTTTATGAAATAAGAGAAGGTGATAGAGTGGTAATTCCATTTAATATTAGCTGTGGTAGGTGTTGGTACTGTAATAATGGATTGTGGTCTCAGTGTAATAGATCTAACCCTAATGGTGAAATAGGAGCTGCTTTTGGATACTCGCAATCCACAGGAGGATATGACGGTGGACAAGCAGAATACGTTAGAGTTCCTTTTGCAAATACCGTTGCGTCATTGAAGGTGCCTGATAGTATTTCAAAAGACGAACAAGTTCTATTTCTTAGTGACATACTTCCAACTGGATATTTTGGAGCAGATATAACAAATGTTCAACCAGGAGACGATGTAGCAGTGTTTGGAGCTGGACCCGTAGGTTATTTTGCTGTGATGAGTTCTTTTTTGAGAGGAGCTGCCCGAGTGTTTTCGATCGATCACTTGGAGCCTCGATTATCTAAAACCAAAGATTTAGGAGCTGAAATAATAAACTTTGATAAAGAAAATCCTGTCGAAATACTAAGAAAAGAAACCAAAGAAAATGGCGTATTGTGCATAGATGCTGTTGGATTCGAATCTGTAGGGCATACTCCTAGCGACGGTGGCAATAGTAATAATTCCAATATTAGTAATAGTAGTGGAGTTCATGATCACTCCAAGGTATCAGATCCCATTTATGAGCCCGCAAATCCGATACAAGTACTTGAATGGATGTGTCAAAGTGCACGTAAATATTCTACATTGTCGGTACCTGGTGCATATGTTTCAGCGTATGATAAGTTTCCATTTGGACAAATGTGGAATAAAGAACTTTCAATAAAAATGGGACAATGTCCTGTTAAGAAATACAATGAAGCCTTGTTACATTTAATTGAAACTGGAAGAATAGATGCAACCAAAATAATTAGTCATACAATGAAACTTGAGGAAGCTTCAAAAGCCTATGAAATATTTGATAAAAAGGAGGAAGATGCAACAAAAATAATATTTAAATTATAG
- a CDS encoding flavodoxin family protein yields MAKLKAIILVGSLNNDSGTPNTLLLSQFLAKHFAEYNTVVDHYIKAGTYTNIDSDNWPSILEKLLNSDIVIFATPVWWGIQSSLIQRVIERLDELHDEIMDTGKSRVANKVAGIIVTGDSDGVEHIIGNL; encoded by the coding sequence ATGGCAAAACTAAAAGCAATCATTCTTGTAGGATCGTTAAACAATGATTCTGGCACACCTAATACTCTACTATTGTCACAATTTTTAGCAAAACACTTTGCAGAATATAATACGGTGGTTGACCATTATATAAAAGCAGGGACCTATACCAATATAGATTCAGATAATTGGCCATCAATCCTTGAAAAGTTATTGAATTCAGATATAGTAATATTTGCAACTCCCGTTTGGTGGGGAATTCAGTCTTCACTTATACAAAGGGTGATAGAGAGGTTAGATGAACTCCACGATGAAATTATGGATACAGGAAAATCAAGAGTAGCAAACAAAGTAGCAGGTATCATAGTAACAGGTGATTCAGATGGTGTCGAACATATTATAGGAAATCTGTAA
- a CDS encoding potassium transporter TrkG has protein sequence MVSEALERSVLSYLHHQIIILDEDIDSATAVKQMHDVKAETIIVKNKKDEYVGIITDSDILDKIVMRGEDSDKVPISTIMSSPIITISAKANVRQALELMRLNTIKRIPVTDNIRILGIITQENLANAIRTSVLEQTFRPYRTIVREHYRPIFGNLGFILQFAGFLFIGPATLAALMGEAVSAVGIFLCVISMSVAGFVLNSYGERLPMNLKQASFLMVSSFVLLSFFGSIPYMYVNPFSDGIEPLTLFLNSFFESASGFTTTGLSFITLPEELPKSFDLYRSFTQYIGGLSFVYLIVAFFYPERKLRHIRGLIGGGTLKVKQLILTIGVIFSAYAIVLFIFLYLSGQADTLYSVALIFSTITGGGFVPTSTVIESQNDLELTTIMIGMIISALPFVFHYAIFSKKMHTTSVRPELFLYIGIIVIFIVIFYFAFIHTLEVQSELMTSIFHVISAATNSGFQFINISQISIEAKMVLIIVMLIGGTAFSTAGGIKVGRLLHIFQKIIGKKFATDDSGGSISAVASPLNKKYIMTNESRSIKLKEEKIFNESIYVIILFIGVSLITGIIISHTDKENFMDSLFDSVSALTTTGLSTGITSMDMEPLSKIVLIINMIVGRFEIITIIYLFLNISKKRPH, from the coding sequence ATGGTTAGTGAAGCGTTAGAACGATCAGTCTTATCTTATCTGCATCACCAGATCATTATTTTAGACGAAGATATAGATTCAGCAACAGCCGTTAAACAAATGCATGATGTTAAAGCTGAGACAATTATTGTAAAGAATAAAAAAGATGAATATGTTGGCATTATTACAGATAGTGATATTTTAGATAAGATAGTAATGCGAGGTGAAGACTCAGATAAGGTGCCCATATCGACCATCATGTCTTCACCCATCATAACTATATCTGCGAAAGCAAATGTAAGACAAGCACTTGAACTTATGAGACTTAATACAATAAAGAGAATTCCAGTTACAGATAATATTCGCATTTTGGGCATTATAACACAGGAGAACTTGGCTAATGCAATTAGAACTTCTGTATTAGAACAAACATTTAGGCCATATCGAACGATAGTTAGAGAACATTATAGGCCGATATTTGGTAACCTGGGTTTTATATTACAATTTGCAGGTTTTTTATTTATTGGTCCTGCCACCTTGGCTGCATTGATGGGCGAGGCGGTCTCAGCAGTAGGAATTTTTCTTTGTGTTATTTCAATGTCCGTAGCAGGTTTTGTGTTGAACTCTTATGGTGAGAGGCTGCCTATGAATCTTAAACAGGCATCGTTTCTTATGGTTTCAAGCTTTGTACTTTTGAGTTTCTTTGGAAGTATTCCCTACATGTATGTGAATCCTTTTTCGGACGGGATTGAGCCTCTTACCCTTTTTTTAAATAGCTTCTTTGAAAGCGCATCTGGATTCACAACTACAGGTCTTTCCTTCATAACGTTACCAGAAGAGTTACCCAAAAGTTTTGACCTCTATCGGTCATTTACTCAATATATTGGTGGCCTTAGTTTCGTATATTTGATTGTCGCTTTCTTTTATCCTGAAAGAAAGTTGAGGCATATCAGGGGATTGATAGGTGGTGGAACCCTCAAGGTAAAACAACTGATATTGACAATTGGAGTAATATTTAGTGCTTATGCCATTGTTCTTTTTATTTTCTTATATTTAAGTGGCCAGGCAGATACGTTATATTCTGTTGCCCTAATTTTTAGTACAATTACTGGTGGTGGATTTGTTCCTACATCTACTGTTATAGAATCGCAAAATGACCTTGAATTGACTACGATAATGATAGGCATGATTATTTCTGCACTTCCCTTCGTCTTTCATTACGCTATATTTAGTAAGAAAATGCATACGACCAGTGTTCGGCCTGAATTATTTTTGTATATAGGAATAATTGTTATTTTCATAGTTATTTTCTATTTTGCATTTATTCATACTTTGGAGGTTCAATCAGAGTTAATGACGTCAATATTTCATGTTATAAGTGCCGCAACAAATTCAGGTTTTCAATTTATTAATATTTCCCAAATATCAATTGAAGCAAAGATGGTACTAATAATAGTAATGTTGATAGGGGGTACTGCTTTTTCGACGGCAGGAGGAATAAAGGTAGGTCGATTATTACACATCTTCCAAAAAATTATTGGCAAAAAATTTGCTACTGACGATAGTGGAGGATCAATATCGGCAGTAGCATCGCCCTTAAACAAAAAATATATAATGACTAACGAGTCTAGGTCGATAAAACTAAAAGAAGAAAAAATATTTAATGAGTCAATATATGTGATAATATTATTTATCGGTGTGTCACTAATTACTGGAATAATTATATCTCACACTGACAAGGAAAATTTTATGGATTCACTTTTTGATTCCGTTTCCGCATTGACAACAACCGGATTATCCACAGGTATAACATCAATGGATATGGAGCCCTTATCAAAAATAGTTCTTATTATTAACATGATTGTCGGCAGATTTGAAATAATTACCATCATCTATCTATTTTTGAATATATCTAAGAAAAGGCCCCACTAG
- a CDS encoding SLC13 family permease, which yields MHKKYSIGILLIAIYIIFLFTIPPLVFEKSVTPILAGITVIMVAIYVLLGLDIIHRTVIAMFGAILSIILAIVLGSMLAEDSLHFVIESVDFNTIGLLLGMMIMVAILGETGVFHQVGIKLGKISKGNVWILMLLLCTFTSVASMFVDNVTTILLMVPVTLSITRTLGIHPIPFIMAQVLVSNIGGAATLIGDPPNILVGSAAGIDFNSFVIYMGPTVAIVFGFSLLLIKLFFKNELKGEQKLEQREDVQELMHRDENVIIIHHRGLLIKSLIVLIGVVILFSLQTITHLEVSIIAIGGAALLLLISRVSLEKILHEVDWATLLFFVGLFVIVGVAEHAGLITILAKLAIDITGGDPWITFVMVIWLSGIASAFVDNIPFTTTMIPLIHTLNTDPTIAASFGPESGFQFSPLWWALALGADLGGNGTLIGSSAGVVAAGLCQKFGHYISFMRWIKIGFPFMLITLVIGTIVLYGFLLLMQ from the coding sequence ATGCATAAGAAATATTCTATTGGTATATTACTAATTGCAATTTACATCATCTTTCTTTTCACCATTCCACCTTTAGTATTTGAAAAAAGTGTTACTCCTATCTTAGCTGGCATTACTGTAATCATGGTTGCAATCTATGTTTTGCTTGGATTGGATATCATTCATCGGACAGTAATAGCAATGTTTGGAGCCATATTGTCCATTATTTTGGCAATTGTTTTGGGCTCTATGTTAGCAGAAGATAGTCTGCATTTTGTAATAGAGTCTGTTGATTTTAACACCATCGGTCTCTTATTGGGAATGATGATTATGGTGGCAATCTTGGGAGAAACTGGAGTTTTCCACCAGGTCGGAATAAAACTAGGGAAAATTAGCAAGGGCAATGTTTGGATATTGATGTTGCTTTTATGTACTTTTACTTCTGTTGCATCAATGTTTGTAGACAATGTTACCACTATATTATTAATGGTTCCAGTTACACTATCTATAACACGTACTCTGGGAATACACCCAATACCATTTATAATGGCTCAGGTATTGGTATCTAATATCGGTGGAGCAGCCACATTAATTGGAGATCCTCCAAACATCTTAGTAGGTTCTGCTGCAGGTATCGATTTTAATTCTTTTGTAATTTATATGGGACCTACCGTTGCAATAGTTTTTGGATTTTCTCTATTATTAATTAAACTATTTTTCAAAAATGAGCTAAAAGGTGAACAGAAGCTAGAACAAAGGGAAGATGTTCAAGAGTTGATGCATAGAGATGAAAATGTAATAATTATCCACCATAGAGGATTGCTAATAAAATCATTGATCGTCTTGATAGGAGTGGTGATTCTATTTTCATTGCAAACTATAACTCACTTAGAAGTGTCTATCATTGCAATTGGAGGAGCAGCATTGCTGCTTCTTATAAGCAGAGTATCTTTAGAAAAAATTCTGCATGAAGTTGATTGGGCTACTTTGTTATTTTTTGTAGGTCTTTTTGTCATAGTAGGAGTAGCTGAACATGCTGGCCTAATAACAATCCTTGCAAAATTGGCAATTGATATAACAGGGGGAGATCCTTGGATTACCTTTGTAATGGTTATATGGTTATCTGGAATTGCAAGCGCGTTTGTAGATAATATTCCTTTTACAACTACAATGATCCCTCTAATTCATACTCTAAATACTGATCCCACCATAGCGGCTTCTTTTGGTCCTGAAAGTGGTTTTCAGTTCAGTCCATTATGGTGGGCCTTAGCACTTGGAGCAGATCTGGGTGGTAACGGTACTTTAATAGGATCAAGCGCAGGAGTTGTTGCTGCAGGACTATGTCAAAAGTTTGGACATTATATATCATTTATGAGATGGATAAAAATAGGGTTTCCGTTCATGCTCATAACTCTTGTGATAGGGACAATAGTTCTTTATGGCTTCCTTTTGTTAATGCAGTAG
- a CDS encoding cation:proton antiporter: protein MAAESVFIHIIISLSILLFTAKIFAEIFQRIKQPVVLGELLAGIIVGPYALGGLPLFDGQPLVVLDETVKHIGELAAIVILFIAGLEITPREFLRGGAASFTVGALGVIVPFSIGFFVLSLYGLDSFEVLLIATALTATSIAISIQVLTELGKMQSKEARLILGAAIVDDILAIAILSVVVTMVQSGDTTPQIMDVVFLILKILGLFAVLLIGAVFLIPRILHREKLWRSRGSIEGITTAIFFGIAGIAAYVGLSPIVGAFASGMAVASTKLIKQVEEYAHKLQFIFAPLFFAIIGAQVDLRGVNIDVLIIAGIIIAIAIFTKLLGCGLSSMLFLKDKTKSMRVGIGMISRGEVGLIVAGVGVTTGTLSTDIYTSIIIMVAITTIITPIWLKKSYRKELSRDKVT from the coding sequence ATGGCTGCAGAATCGGTTTTTATTCATATCATAATTTCTCTCTCTATTCTTCTTTTTACTGCAAAAATATTTGCAGAAATATTTCAAAGAATCAAACAGCCAGTCGTTTTGGGTGAACTATTGGCAGGAATTATTGTAGGACCTTATGCTTTGGGAGGTCTACCACTATTTGACGGTCAGCCTCTAGTAGTGCTAGATGAAACTGTAAAGCACATTGGTGAGTTGGCTGCAATAGTTATCTTATTTATCGCAGGGCTTGAAATTACACCAAGAGAATTTCTGAGAGGAGGTGCAGCATCTTTTACTGTTGGTGCATTGGGGGTAATAGTACCATTTTCAATAGGCTTTTTCGTACTTTCGCTATATGGACTGGATTCATTTGAAGTATTGTTGATTGCTACAGCACTAACAGCCACCAGCATAGCAATATCCATTCAGGTTTTAACAGAACTTGGAAAAATGCAATCCAAGGAAGCCCGTCTAATACTTGGAGCTGCAATAGTTGATGATATTCTTGCCATAGCCATTTTGTCGGTTGTTGTTACAATGGTACAATCTGGGGATACTACACCTCAAATAATGGACGTCGTATTTTTGATATTAAAGATTCTAGGATTATTTGCTGTATTGTTGATTGGTGCCGTTTTTCTCATCCCAAGAATACTTCATAGGGAAAAGTTATGGAGATCAAGAGGCAGTATAGAAGGAATTACTACTGCAATTTTCTTTGGAATAGCAGGTATTGCAGCTTATGTCGGTTTATCACCCATAGTTGGAGCTTTCGCATCAGGCATGGCTGTTGCAAGTACTAAATTGATAAAACAAGTCGAAGAGTACGCTCACAAGTTACAATTTATCTTTGCTCCCTTATTTTTTGCAATTATAGGTGCGCAAGTAGATTTAAGAGGTGTTAATATCGATGTATTAATAATCGCAGGAATAATCATAGCAATAGCAATTTTCACAAAATTATTGGGGTGCGGACTTTCATCGATGTTGTTTCTCAAAGACAAGACAAAATCTATGAGAGTTGGAATAGGTATGATTTCAAGAGGTGAAGTTGGTTTGATTGTAGCTGGAGTAGGTGTAACAACAGGAACGCTTTCTACAGATATTTATACTTCTATAATTATTATGGTAGCAATTACGACAATAATCACACCCATTTGGTTGAAAAAATCATATAGAAAAGAATTATCTCGGGATAAAGTTACCTGA